A single window of Nitrososphaerota archaeon DNA harbors:
- a CDS encoding glycosyltransferase family 2 protein yields MRELTFFVCTHNSAMTLERCLSSISVSEPDSPVMVIDQHSTDSSAQIAMKFGAEVHLENVGLGYARQLAFQLVQTEFLAFVDSDEELVRPSFFRDATRILQDPRVGAVEGMGVGHRFAYGLPMGFVVLRSRDFRGRVIPSEINAREEYFVQRRLRSLGLSTVFVPNSKVHRSRFRKYKPEWEGANTRIAGGLSLGQLLFVLRVFILQSLNSRSYRNVLYLPVSYLKFLRGYLQPDQWRNLRLVD; encoded by the coding sequence ATGCGTGAACTGACCTTTTTCGTGTGCACGCACAATTCTGCGATGACGCTTGAAAGATGTCTATCGAGCATAAGTGTGAGCGAGCCCGACTCGCCGGTGATGGTCATCGACCAGCATAGCACCGACTCTTCTGCTCAGATAGCGATGAAATTCGGGGCGGAGGTGCATCTTGAGAATGTCGGGCTGGGATACGCCAGGCAACTTGCGTTTCAGCTGGTCCAGACTGAGTTCCTGGCGTTCGTAGATAGTGACGAGGAGCTTGTCCGACCTTCCTTCTTCCGGGATGCCACTAGGATATTGCAGGACCCCCGGGTTGGGGCGGTGGAGGGGATGGGAGTAGGCCACCGATTCGCCTATGGGCTCCCGATGGGTTTCGTGGTGCTGAGGTCCAGGGACTTCAGAGGGCGGGTCATTCCAAGCGAGATCAACGCCCGCGAAGAATACTTCGTTCAGCGAAGACTTCGGTCACTCGGTCTCTCCACCGTTTTCGTCCCCAACTCAAAGGTTCACCGGTCACGATTCCGCAAGTACAAACCCGAGTGGGAGGGAGCGAACACTAGAATTGCTGGTGGTCTCAGCCTCGGGCAGCTCTTGTTCGTACTCCGGGTGTTCATTCTGCAGAGTTTGAATAGCCGCAGCTACAGGAACGTCCTCTACCTGCCCGTCTCCTATCTGAAGTTCCTGAGAGGCTACCTACAGCCCGACCAATGGCGCAATCTGAGGTTGGTGGATTGA
- a CDS encoding aromatic ring-hydroxylating dioxygenase subunit alpha, whose protein sequence is MLLDSVLLNEWHVVARSSDLAEASLLGARVLEEELVLWRVKGRANVWQDLCVHRGTRLTLGAIENDRLVCGYHGWTYNADGECVRFPAHPEQTPPPTAKVRTYQTEEKYGLVWACLGESPGKIPAFPEWDDPSYRKIFCGPYRYRASGPRAVENFLDVAHLPFLHAGYLGEKSHAEIQDYQVDVTDGGIEARDVLIWQPDPDGTGIGKNVNYTYRVLRPLTMSLSKKTEEGVFSIFATVTPVSESESVAWFWLALNYSHEMPEEELRAFQDKITDQDIPVVESQRPEKLPLDLQAELHLRSDRIAVAYRKWLRQLGLTFGTA, encoded by the coding sequence ATGCTACTGGATTCAGTGCTGCTGAACGAATGGCACGTGGTCGCACGCTCATCGGACCTGGCCGAGGCTTCTCTGCTCGGTGCCAGGGTCCTCGAAGAGGAGCTCGTCCTCTGGAGGGTCAAGGGGAGGGCCAACGTCTGGCAGGACCTCTGCGTCCACCGGGGGACGCGGCTCACCCTGGGGGCCATCGAGAACGACAGGCTCGTCTGCGGCTACCACGGCTGGACCTACAACGCCGACGGCGAATGTGTGAGGTTTCCTGCCCATCCTGAGCAGACTCCTCCACCCACTGCCAAGGTCAGGACGTACCAGACGGAAGAGAAGTACGGTCTGGTCTGGGCCTGTCTGGGTGAAAGCCCCGGGAAGATTCCCGCGTTCCCAGAGTGGGACGACCCATCCTATCGGAAGATCTTCTGCGGCCCCTACCGCTACAGGGCGAGTGGGCCCCGGGCGGTCGAGAATTTCCTCGACGTCGCCCACCTCCCCTTCCTGCATGCTGGCTACCTGGGCGAGAAATCTCATGCCGAAATCCAGGACTATCAGGTGGACGTGACGGACGGGGGCATCGAGGCCCGGGACGTCCTCATCTGGCAGCCCGACCCCGACGGCACTGGAATCGGCAAGAACGTCAACTACACCTACAGGGTCCTGCGCCCCCTGACCATGTCGCTCTCCAAGAAGACGGAGGAAGGGGTCTTCTCGATCTTCGCGACCGTCACCCCAGTCAGCGAGTCCGAGTCTGTCGCCTGGTTCTGGCTCGCGCTGAATTACTCTCACGAGATGCCCGAGGAGGAGCTGAGGGCCTTCCAGGACAAGATAACAGACCAGGACATACCCGTGGTTGAGTCCCAGAGGCCCGAGAAGCTCCCACTCGACCTTCAAGCCGAGCTCCACCTCAGGTCCGACAGGATAGCCGTCGCTTACAGGAAGTGGCTGAGACAGTTGGGGCTGACGTTCGGGACAGCCTGA
- a CDS encoding glycosyltransferase yields the protein MLAAPGLSIAGILLLLSVLLSVAFFVYGLNTLHLTLRSRRYRLPEMAPLTSRPPVAIHLPIYNELYVVGRLLKSCVGVADRYGMGLVRIFVIDDSTDETREEIDRLASDYSAQGYKFKVIRRGSRAGFKAGALQTALEQTQETYVAILDADFVPPADFLERTVSVMENDADVGFVQGRWGHLDRNYNTVTESVAIGVDAHFYLEQQGRNGSGYLMNFNGSAGVLRTDAIRKAGGWASDTLAEDLDVSYRIQLGGYRGVYLNDLEVPAEVPPTIASIKRQQGRWARGSLQTAKKLLGRIWRTKNLSTGQKVEAGIHLTYYLVHPLMVASFILVVVADFLSLDAIRYGVQVGVPTLSMASGSASITIETIQVVPWLVFSALIVLSTLSVLMYCVQAVRVQKLGLFANLRKIAFLVVLGYGMSISNSVQALNGLLSSETGTFSRTPKYAVVHTGEDWSKKKYQIPLNSTTFLEAGAVVLAIFASGWAVLTGNLGILPILFVYLTGYAFILYLTIRQKIESGGHRDA from the coding sequence ATGCTTGCCGCACCAGGTCTGTCGATCGCAGGTATCCTGCTTCTGCTTTCAGTCCTTCTGAGCGTTGCCTTCTTCGTCTACGGTCTGAACACGTTGCATCTGACCCTAAGGTCCAGGCGGTACAGATTACCGGAGATGGCCCCGCTCACCAGCAGGCCTCCGGTGGCAATACATCTTCCAATCTACAACGAATTGTACGTCGTCGGCAGGCTGCTGAAGTCCTGTGTAGGCGTCGCAGATCGCTACGGAATGGGCCTGGTCAGGATCTTCGTCATCGATGATTCCACCGACGAGACGCGCGAAGAGATTGACCGCTTGGCCTCCGACTACTCTGCCCAGGGCTACAAATTCAAGGTTATCAGGCGAGGAAGCCGGGCCGGTTTCAAGGCGGGGGCTCTCCAGACAGCCCTTGAGCAGACCCAGGAAACGTACGTGGCCATCCTCGACGCTGACTTCGTCCCTCCGGCCGACTTCCTCGAAAGGACCGTCTCCGTGATGGAGAACGACGCGGACGTCGGGTTCGTGCAGGGGAGGTGGGGCCACCTGGACAGGAACTACAATACCGTCACCGAATCCGTGGCGATTGGGGTAGACGCCCACTTCTACCTAGAACAGCAGGGAAGGAACGGCAGCGGCTACCTGATGAACTTCAACGGAAGTGCAGGCGTCCTCCGGACCGACGCCATAAGGAAGGCCGGGGGGTGGGCTTCGGACACCCTCGCAGAAGACCTCGACGTGAGCTACAGAATCCAGTTGGGTGGTTACAGGGGGGTCTACCTGAACGACCTAGAGGTTCCTGCGGAAGTTCCCCCCACAATCGCCAGCATCAAGCGACAGCAGGGAAGATGGGCGAGGGGGTCGTTGCAGACTGCCAAGAAACTCCTGGGCAGGATTTGGAGAACCAAGAACCTATCGACGGGTCAGAAGGTCGAGGCGGGGATTCATCTGACCTACTACCTTGTACATCCTCTGATGGTCGCCTCGTTCATCCTTGTGGTGGTCGCTGATTTTCTCTCTCTGGATGCGATCCGCTACGGTGTCCAAGTGGGAGTCCCGACATTATCGATGGCGTCGGGTTCGGCTAGCATCACCATTGAGACCATACAGGTCGTGCCATGGCTGGTCTTCTCAGCACTGATCGTCCTGTCGACCCTATCGGTGCTGATGTACTGCGTGCAGGCGGTCAGGGTCCAGAAGCTGGGTCTCTTCGCGAACCTGAGGAAGATAGCGTTCCTCGTCGTCCTTGGTTATGGGATGAGCATCAGCAATTCAGTCCAGGCGCTCAACGGTCTTCTGTCAAGTGAGACCGGCACTTTCTCTCGGACGCCAAAGTATGCCGTGGTCCATACGGGCGAAGATTGGAGCAAGAAGAAGTACCAGATTCCGTTGAACTCCACGACCTTCCTTGAGGCAGGAGCAGTCGTGCTAGCCATATTCGCATCCGGGTGGGCGGTCTTGACTGGGAACCTGGGGATTCTTCCGATCTTGTTTGTCTATCTAACAGGCTATGCATTTATACTCTATCTTACCATTCGACAGAAGATCGAATCTGGGGGGCATCGCGACGCCTAG
- a CDS encoding nitroreductase family protein, with the protein MEFEETVRKRRMVRHFSGRPVPEAAVKRIMELAQHAPSAGFSQGSAYVVVTQKALKKKVARLQGEVGYTKGGFHQWISEAPVDIVACVSEKLYHDRYNEPDKLQNGKEIDWPTPYWFFDIGAGCMTILLAAVDSGLAAAFSGVFDPAAMRKLLGIPRHFHPVGVISIGHPAKDKRSPSLKRGRRPSNQVVHYGKW; encoded by the coding sequence ATGGAGTTCGAGGAGACGGTCCGCAAGAGGAGGATGGTCAGGCACTTTTCCGGTCGGCCAGTTCCCGAAGCAGCCGTCAAGCGCATAATGGAGCTCGCCCAGCACGCACCGAGCGCAGGCTTCAGCCAGGGAAGCGCCTACGTGGTGGTTACTCAGAAAGCCCTGAAGAAGAAGGTCGCCCGACTCCAGGGCGAGGTCGGATACACGAAGGGTGGTTTCCACCAGTGGATCTCAGAGGCACCAGTCGACATCGTCGCCTGCGTCAGCGAGAAGCTGTACCACGACAGATACAACGAACCCGACAAACTACAGAACGGCAAGGAGATTGACTGGCCGACTCCCTACTGGTTCTTCGACATCGGCGCCGGGTGCATGACCATCCTCCTCGCAGCGGTCGACTCGGGACTTGCTGCAGCCTTTTCCGGCGTGTTCGATCCGGCGGCAATGAGAAAGCTCCTGGGAATCCCCCGTCACTTCCATCCAGTCGGCGTAATTTCCATTGGCCACCCAGCCAAGGACAAGAGGTCTCCGTCCCTGAAAAGGGGAAGGCGGCCCTCCAATCAGGTGGTTCACTACGGGAAATGGTGA
- a CDS encoding cupredoxin domain-containing protein — MQTARPTKGGRGRTIAIIGVVIIIAVAAGAYYFFTSRPRTVPVTIPNGISSNQTLNFTPKAITVVVGVNNTIQWTNQDSAAHTVTSTSIPSGASSFDSGNLNAGATFTVTLTTPGTYHYLCSIHPAWMIATIIVKSG, encoded by the coding sequence GTGCAAACAGCCCGACCGACGAAAGGAGGGAGAGGCAGAACCATAGCCATCATCGGCGTCGTGATTATCATCGCGGTTGCAGCGGGAGCATATTACTTCTTCACTTCTCGCCCACGGACTGTACCAGTGACCATCCCGAACGGAATAAGCTCCAACCAGACCCTCAACTTTACCCCGAAGGCTATCACCGTCGTGGTCGGAGTGAACAACACGATCCAATGGACAAACCAAGATTCTGCAGCACACACCGTCACCTCCACCTCGATCCCATCAGGGGCAAGTTCCTTTGATTCAGGCAACCTGAACGCCGGCGCAACCTTCACGGTCACCCTGACCACCCCCGGGACCTACCATTACCTTTGCTCCATCCACCCCGCGTGGATGATAGCGACAATAATCGTAAAGTCTGGCTAG
- a CDS encoding winged helix-turn-helix domain-containing protein, with the protein MPEDHELKRVLWYVLGGARGGENRARIIHELSLRPLNLNQLAEKLGVDYRTITHHVEVLKANSLVVTQGEKYGAMYFLSPRLEASIDIFKRISDELHLDLAKTEDR; encoded by the coding sequence TTGCCTGAAGACCATGAGCTGAAACGCGTGCTTTGGTACGTCCTGGGCGGTGCGAGGGGCGGCGAGAACCGTGCGCGAATCATTCATGAGCTCAGTCTCAGGCCTCTGAACCTAAACCAGTTGGCGGAGAAGCTCGGCGTCGACTACAGGACAATCACCCACCATGTAGAAGTACTGAAGGCAAATTCCCTGGTTGTTACCCAAGGAGAGAAGTACGGCGCCATGTACTTCCTTTCCCCCAGGCTGGAGGCGAGCATCGATATTTTCAAGAGGATTTCAGATGAGTTGCATCTGGATTTGGCTAAGACAGAAGATCGGTGA
- a CDS encoding DNA/RNA nuclease SfsA, protein MARNSTPPAYPFNPPLSEGIVMSRPNRFVMMVQSKGRTLRCHCPTTGRLGDLDLHGIPCLFSNARNTARKTAFTVEAVSAGKTRERPKSWIGINQTAANRYIEHLLRTGQLSRMVKGEVKREVRLGSSRIDFQVGRTYLEVKTPLIVLPSAPGVRSVSRSRFNSYDRLIKHMTELSKSLKDGKRAVIVMCYLYDAKRFKPPSGDSDNSRILDVARKAEETGVETWQVNLNLDRNGVTLNKYFRNHLFSRSRTRDHSSSGPESHK, encoded by the coding sequence GTGGCGCGCAATTCCACACCACCCGCCTACCCATTCAACCCGCCCCTGTCGGAAGGGATTGTGATGTCCCGGCCCAACAGGTTTGTCATGATGGTGCAGTCCAAGGGCCGTACGCTGAGATGCCACTGCCCGACCACCGGCAGACTCGGCGACCTCGACCTACACGGCATCCCCTGTCTGTTTTCCAATGCCCGGAACACTGCTCGGAAGACGGCCTTCACCGTCGAGGCGGTCTCAGCAGGTAAGACTCGAGAAAGGCCGAAGTCCTGGATCGGGATCAATCAGACCGCCGCCAACCGATATATCGAACATCTCCTAAGAACAGGACAACTCTCCAGGATGGTCAAAGGAGAAGTGAAGCGGGAGGTGAGACTCGGCTCTTCGAGAATTGACTTCCAAGTTGGACGGACCTACCTCGAAGTCAAAACTCCTCTGATTGTCCTACCTTCCGCGCCCGGGGTTCGATCAGTGAGCAGGAGCAGGTTCAACTCCTATGACCGCTTGATCAAGCACATGACCGAACTAAGCAAGTCTCTCAAGGACGGGAAGCGTGCAGTCATCGTCATGTGCTACCTCTATGACGCCAAACGGTTCAAACCGCCGTCAGGCGACAGCGACAACTCCCGAATCCTGGACGTGGCCCGGAAGGCGGAGGAAACCGGGGTCGAGACCTGGCAGGTCAACTTGAACCTCGACAGGAACGGAGTCACTCTGAACAAGTACTTCAGAAACCACTTGTTCTCCCGGAGCCGCACCAGAGATCATTCCAGTAGCGGACCAGAATCGCATAAGTAG
- a CDS encoding class I SAM-dependent methyltransferase produces the protein MANYEKYDYRQVWAGKRLEDAAQKHIISSWLTPAERCLELGCGFGRITQILEPTFRDIFALEYTPRNLTIAKQRLKKTNLARADISRIPARDSSFDCVVMIRVIHLLPDPTAVLREVARVSKDGATVIISMPNLAMNNLLWAARGLRTRNSARGPFVWPYDAGPYFVPISDIAPSALRLDNRRGTGLLDNAAGKLLERFTHLYLLDVATSPLWFFKLDVFLKFRVVKTQGDK, from the coding sequence TTGGCGAATTACGAAAAATACGATTACCGCCAGGTGTGGGCGGGCAAGCGTCTTGAGGACGCGGCACAGAAACACATCATATCCAGCTGGCTCACTCCCGCCGAGAGGTGTTTGGAACTCGGGTGCGGCTTCGGAAGAATCACCCAGATTCTCGAACCGACTTTCAGAGATATCTTCGCACTGGAATACACTCCGAGAAACCTGACAATTGCGAAACAGAGGCTGAAGAAGACCAATCTTGCTAGGGCGGACATATCGAGGATCCCTGCGAGAGATTCCAGTTTCGACTGCGTGGTCATGATTCGGGTCATCCATCTTCTTCCAGACCCCACGGCCGTCCTGAGGGAGGTAGCGCGGGTCTCGAAGGACGGCGCAACAGTAATCATCAGCATGCCGAACTTGGCAATGAACAACTTGCTCTGGGCTGCGAGGGGGCTCCGAACCAGGAATTCCGCGCGCGGTCCCTTTGTTTGGCCCTATGACGCGGGACCATACTTTGTCCCGATTAGTGACATCGCGCCGAGTGCTCTCAGGCTCGATAATAGAAGGGGAACTGGACTCCTAGACAACGCCGCAGGAAAGCTTCTGGAGCGCTTTACCCATCTCTATCTACTCGACGTCGCGACCAGCCCTCTTTGGTTCTTCAAACTGGATGTCTTCTTGAAGTTCCGGGTGGTAAAGACACAGGGCGACAAGTAG
- a CDS encoding DUF885 domain-containing protein: MQPGASDFLGNLAKKYWDVRMSADPLFATVIGDRRFSDRLPDITPEALSQVEGKYKSILTQCHAMPADSLSVRGRLTRTALLEEVSAQLDYLSCRLGDWTVDPLQGPQIEFLNMESYQPAGTPAEANAMVSRWNGIGHFFDDHIANLRRGLGEGRVTVRDCAQKVIDEIHDLKGRPDAEWAMLRPLSANHEDWSEVERQEFRDRILLTFNESIRPGYIRYFEFLETEVLPSARLQDHPGIMHIPGGVESYSRLIRVHTSLNLAPDHLHQTGLQEVAKINKEIEVLGGRAFGTGDRKQILHRLRTDPSLYFSTRDEVAEKAATALAKARDAIKNWFGRLPRAECEVVRMEEHEEKNSTIAYYRQPAADGSRPGRYYINTSEPETRPRYEAEVLAYHESIPGHHLQIAIAQELEGIPEFRRQSGVTAFVEGWGLYTERLADEMGLYSSDLDRIGVLSYDAWRACRLVVDTGMHAKGWTRQQAIDFMFENTALAKNNIVNEVDRYITWPGQALAYKTGQLEMMRLRQESQKKLGEEFEIKKFHDSLLSNGALPLEALREVLQ, encoded by the coding sequence TTGCAGCCCGGAGCCAGCGATTTCCTGGGGAACCTCGCGAAAAAGTACTGGGATGTACGCATGTCCGCCGACCCACTTTTCGCGACGGTCATAGGCGACCGGCGTTTCAGCGACCGTCTCCCAGACATAACCCCTGAGGCACTTTCGCAAGTCGAAGGCAAGTACAAGTCAATTCTGACCCAGTGTCACGCAATGCCCGCAGATTCGCTTTCCGTTCGAGGCAGGCTGACTAGGACAGCTCTCCTGGAAGAGGTGAGTGCACAGCTAGACTACCTGTCGTGCCGCCTAGGAGATTGGACCGTGGACCCACTCCAGGGACCACAGATTGAGTTTCTGAACATGGAGTCCTATCAGCCTGCAGGGACTCCTGCGGAGGCGAATGCCATGGTAAGCCGATGGAACGGGATAGGCCATTTCTTCGACGACCACATCGCAAACCTTCGTCGAGGCCTCGGAGAGGGCAGGGTGACAGTCCGCGACTGCGCCCAAAAGGTCATCGACGAAATTCACGACCTGAAAGGCAGGCCTGACGCCGAATGGGCGATGCTCCGCCCGCTATCCGCCAATCACGAAGACTGGTCCGAGGTCGAACGGCAGGAGTTCCGAGACCGAATTCTACTGACCTTCAACGAATCAATCCGCCCCGGCTACATCAGGTACTTCGAGTTCCTAGAAACCGAAGTTCTGCCATCCGCCCGCCTGCAGGACCACCCCGGAATAATGCACATCCCCGGGGGAGTCGAATCCTACTCTCGCCTGATACGCGTCCACACTTCTCTCAACCTCGCCCCCGACCACCTGCACCAGACGGGGCTCCAGGAGGTCGCGAAAATCAACAAGGAAATAGAGGTTCTCGGAGGTCGAGCCTTCGGCACAGGAGATAGGAAGCAGATCCTCCACAGGCTGAGAACTGACCCGTCATTGTACTTCTCCACCAGAGACGAAGTGGCCGAGAAAGCGGCGACCGCCCTGGCCAAGGCCAGGGACGCCATCAAGAACTGGTTCGGGAGGCTCCCGAGGGCCGAGTGTGAAGTGGTGCGCATGGAGGAGCACGAAGAGAAGAACTCGACCATCGCCTACTACCGCCAGCCCGCGGCGGACGGCTCAAGGCCTGGCCGCTACTACATCAACACCTCCGAGCCTGAGACCAGACCCCGCTACGAAGCCGAAGTGCTCGCCTACCACGAATCGATTCCAGGACATCATCTACAGATTGCCATAGCTCAGGAACTAGAGGGAATCCCGGAGTTCCGTAGGCAATCAGGGGTGACCGCATTCGTGGAAGGATGGGGGCTCTACACCGAACGCCTGGCGGACGAAATGGGCCTCTACTCGTCCGACCTCGACCGGATCGGCGTCCTCTCCTACGATGCCTGGCGAGCGTGCCGGCTAGTCGTTGACACAGGTATGCATGCGAAGGGCTGGACACGCCAGCAGGCAATCGACTTCATGTTTGAGAACACGGCCCTGGCAAAGAACAACATAGTGAACGAAGTGGACAGGTACATCACTTGGCCAGGACAGGCCTTGGCCTACAAGACGGGGCAGCTCGAAATGATGCGGCTAAGGCAAGAATCACAGAAGAAACTCGGCGAAGAGTTCGAAATCAAGAAGTTCCACGACTCGTTGCTGAGTAATGGGGCACTCCCTCTTGAGGCACTCCGCGAAGTGCTGCAATAG
- a CDS encoding APC family permease, with translation MPEKKAPAAFVRESTGLVKNVSFIDTISLNLSNMSIGPLLTTIAGSTVATLFIVPTVTGLNLVAASIIAFILSIPQVIVYTMMSRRFPRTGGDYVWISRTFGGFFGSTMSFFGYTMETLAFLALVAVLTDFAIGSVGLTMAFSYYGYTGTGALPIFNWFSLFSDPTTQFLVGAIPFAGVILLNIWKPKAGYRLVSALTIFGVFALLLAIGTLLWAGQAGVQNYINGNAPFLQYGGANSTYQALASSYKPSSLPFDINFSNVLYIMPVMFAFVYPWLNAAPAVAGEIKGQRALKWNVPISAITAFGLLTLALGVLYYVAGMPFVNAAFSSHAWSVAGLNFFTLAMAVSGNVYVAWIIGLGLILMQFGTIAYGVIVFSRYLLAQSFDRFLPSKLSYVSPRFGSPIVAMLVDLVIAVGLIALATYFYGSFSALFSAILASMIYFVFIGLAAATHAFRNEKGGARVLLGTAGILSAGVFAFISYQYLTSPTFAIFNWINESYLIITLIGGAVIYLASWQYHKRKGIDISLNYKELPPE, from the coding sequence ATGCCCGAGAAGAAGGCGCCTGCGGCTTTCGTAAGGGAGAGCACAGGTCTGGTAAAGAATGTCTCCTTCATCGACACCATCTCGCTCAACCTCAGCAACATGTCGATTGGGCCGCTGCTGACGACCATAGCCGGCTCTACAGTCGCCACGCTCTTCATCGTCCCGACGGTTACCGGACTTAACCTCGTCGCGGCCTCGATTATTGCCTTCATCCTCTCGATTCCCCAGGTGATTGTTTACACGATGATGTCCCGGCGCTTCCCAAGAACCGGCGGAGATTACGTCTGGATCTCCAGGACCTTCGGCGGGTTCTTCGGCAGCACGATGTCATTCTTTGGATATACTATGGAGACGCTCGCGTTCCTCGCCCTTGTCGCGGTGTTGACCGATTTCGCAATCGGAAGCGTCGGGCTGACCATGGCTTTCTCCTACTACGGCTACACGGGGACGGGTGCGCTCCCGATATTCAACTGGTTCAGCCTCTTTTCAGACCCGACTACGCAGTTCCTGGTCGGGGCGATACCCTTCGCCGGCGTCATCCTCCTGAACATCTGGAAGCCGAAGGCAGGGTACAGGCTCGTGTCTGCCCTGACGATCTTCGGGGTGTTCGCCCTCCTGCTGGCCATCGGGACTCTCCTTTGGGCAGGCCAAGCTGGCGTGCAGAACTACATCAACGGCAATGCCCCGTTCTTGCAGTACGGCGGGGCTAACTCGACCTATCAGGCGTTGGCGAGCTCCTACAAGCCGTCCAGCCTCCCGTTCGACATCAACTTCTCGAACGTTCTCTACATCATGCCTGTGATGTTCGCCTTCGTCTATCCCTGGCTCAACGCTGCCCCGGCGGTTGCGGGTGAGATCAAGGGCCAGAGAGCACTGAAGTGGAACGTCCCGATTTCAGCGATAACCGCTTTCGGTCTGCTGACCTTGGCGCTGGGCGTCCTCTACTACGTGGCGGGAATGCCCTTCGTGAACGCGGCCTTCAGTAGCCATGCATGGAGCGTCGCTGGGTTGAACTTCTTCACCCTCGCCATGGCAGTGTCTGGGAACGTCTATGTCGCTTGGATAATCGGCCTGGGGCTAATCCTGATGCAGTTCGGCACCATCGCCTACGGAGTCATAGTCTTCTCGAGATACCTGCTGGCGCAGTCATTCGACAGGTTCCTCCCGTCTAAGCTCTCCTACGTCAGCCCAAGGTTCGGCTCTCCCATCGTCGCGATGCTGGTCGACCTGGTGATCGCCGTCGGACTCATCGCCCTCGCGACCTACTTCTACGGGAGCTTCTCGGCACTCTTCAGCGCGATCCTAGCCTCGATGATCTACTTCGTATTCATCGGGCTGGCCGCCGCAACCCACGCCTTCAGGAATGAGAAGGGGGGCGCGAGGGTACTCCTCGGCACGGCTGGGATACTCAGCGCTGGCGTCTTCGCGTTCATCTCCTACCAGTACCTCACCAGTCCCACCTTCGCCATCTTCAACTGGATCAACGAATCATACCTCATAATCACGCTGATTGGCGGCGCGGTGATCTACCTCGCCTCGTGGCAGTATCACAAGAGAAAGGGAATCGACATTTCCCTCAACTACAAGGAACTTCCGCCCGAGTAA
- a CDS encoding glycosyltransferase, translating to MSLTEHITSPSDCTVGICATGQAEDTPALVSLVLAESFPEGLQLKKVIVVASECSETTVSKLRAIQKQENRVQLVSEEVRHGKADAINKILTQAKGDMIVFVNSDAHPQSGAISHLLSILTADGRVGAVSAMPVTQRAAGVAFSIADLMWATHNQCSLTLNHMNLSNHTCDELVAFRSKALTLLPEGLVNDGAFMASTARRKGYTVKFSTAAKVGIETPQRVSDLIGQRRRILFGHAQVWRRVGKPPRTVESLLVFSPSIGLRLLTTTVSRCPRYLLVLPVAVVTEFVASVLAVWDGLRSTKRHTVWRRFT from the coding sequence ATGAGCCTGACTGAACACATCACCTCTCCTTCAGACTGCACCGTAGGAATCTGCGCCACGGGCCAGGCTGAAGACACGCCAGCTCTCGTAAGTCTCGTCCTCGCGGAGAGCTTCCCTGAAGGACTTCAGTTGAAGAAAGTGATTGTCGTCGCGAGCGAGTGCTCTGAAACAACAGTCTCGAAACTGAGGGCAATCCAGAAGCAAGAGAACCGGGTGCAACTCGTCTCCGAAGAGGTAAGACACGGCAAAGCAGATGCGATAAACAAGATCCTGACTCAAGCCAAAGGAGACATGATTGTCTTCGTAAACTCCGATGCCCATCCTCAGTCCGGGGCGATATCTCATTTGCTTTCAATCCTCACCGCCGACGGACGCGTGGGCGCTGTCTCGGCGATGCCGGTAACCCAGCGCGCCGCAGGGGTGGCCTTCTCCATCGCAGACCTGATGTGGGCCACGCACAACCAATGCTCCCTCACGCTGAACCACATGAACCTGTCAAACCACACCTGCGACGAGCTCGTAGCATTCAGGTCGAAGGCCCTGACACTGCTCCCGGAAGGCCTCGTCAACGACGGCGCATTCATGGCCTCGACCGCCCGAAGGAAGGGGTACACAGTGAAATTCTCCACCGCGGCCAAAGTGGGGATTGAGACACCACAAAGGGTCTCCGACCTGATCGGCCAACGGAGGCGCATCCTGTTCGGTCACGCCCAGGTCTGGCGCAGAGTTGGGAAACCGCCAAGGACCGTCGAGTCTCTCTTGGTCTTCTCGCCATCGATTGGACTGAGGCTCCTCACCACGACAGTATCGAGGTGCCCTAGGTATCTTCTCGTGCTCCCCGTCGCCGTGGTGACCGAGTTTGTGGCCTCTGTCCTGGCTGTCTGGGATGGGCTCCGTTCGACGAAGAGGCATACCGTCTGGAGGAGGTTCACTTGA